The region CGATATAGGAATTTCATTCTCATATCCCCTGCCCGGCACAGTCTTCTATGAACGCGTTCAGGCCCAACTGGGCTCGAAGCGTAACTGGGTCGCAAGCGACGATCTCTGCATTCTCTTCCAAGCGGAGTATTCCACAGACTTTTACTATGCCGTTCGCGAGGCTCTGCATGCAGAGGTTGACAGTTGGACAGATGACACACCGGAGGTTGTATACCGTGTGCAATGTCTCTGGGATGAGGTTCAGAAGCTTGAAACATCCGAACGTCAGAAAAACCATCAGAGCGGCGACAACACCCGGAGGTATTCAACTGGTTTTGTGCACACAGAACAGCTGACGAGGACGGCGGAGGCATAGATGCGCGATCTACTTCTTGCTCACGGCTATTTTTTGATGGAAGACCCAAAGGAGCGCGTCATCATGAAACCCTATGCTCCCTTGGGAATCCTCTATCTCTGCTCGCACCTCCGCTCCAAAGGCTTCAGAGTCGATGTCTATGACACCACCTTTTCCACGAAGGCAGACCTCCTTCGCTTTTTACAAAGCGAGGAACCCTCCGTGCTCGGTCTCTACGCAAATCTGATGACGCGCGTCAATGTCGTTGAAATCATCGAGGCCGCGCGACTCTTCGGATGGACTGTCATCGTCGGTGGCCCCGAAGCCGGCTCCTATTCATTGGAATATCTGCAGGCGGGCGCCAACTTCGTTGTCTTTGGAGAGGGCGAAAACACACTCGAGGAGCTTCTGCTCACAATCAAGAACCGCGGGAGTGATTACACCTGCATCCGGGGTCTCGCCTATCTTGACGCCCAGGGACAACATCATCAGAACGCTCCACGCGAGCAGATATCGAACCTCGACCTTCAGCCGTGGCCCGCTCGCGATGCTATCGATTTGCAACGCTATGTAAGCACCTGGCGCGAGCATCATGGCATGGGGTCAGTCAACTTCATAACAGCGCGAGGCTGCCCCTTTTCCTGCAAGTGGTGCAGCCATGGTGTCTATGGCCAGTCCCATCGCCGTCGCACTCCCGCTAGGGTCGTGGACGAGGTAGAGTGGCTCCTCGAAACTTATTCCCCTGACATGGTATGGATCTCTGATGATGTCTTCACCATCAATCACGAGTGGATACGCAACTACTACCAGGAGATGCAGCGAAGACAGATTCGAATTCCGTTTGAATGTATCTCGCGTGCGGATCGCCTTACGCCGGAGATGATGGATCTGCTTGCGGAGCTCGGATGCTTTCGCATCTGGATCGGTGCAGAAAGCGGCTCGCAACGCATCCTCGATTCCATGGGACGTGGCGTCAAGCTTGATCAGGTTCATCGCGCTGTGGAGATGTGTCGCGAACGCAAGGTGGAGAGCGGTATGTTTCTTATGTGGGGCTATGAAGGAGAAGACCTCGAGGATATCGAAGCCACTATCAGTCATGTCTCGAGATCTAAACCGGACATCTTCTTTACCACCGTCTCCTACCCTATCAAGGGAACGCCGTACTACAACAAGATCTCGGAAAAACTTATCCAGATTGCGGCCTGGAGTAAGACCTCCGACCGCGAACTGCGTATACGCGGCAGGCACAGCCGTAACTTTTATGCTCACGCAGATCGCCTTCTTCGAGAGGAGGTCGCTCTCGCACGAGCGATAGAGACGTCCGCAAATGCCATCGATATTGCAGCGATGCGGCAAAACATTCATGAATCCCGTTCCGCAATGATGGCTTTGTCGCATGAGGTAGAACAATGACCTTAGTGACTCCTCAAAGAACGGCGGCCGCAGCGGCATTCGACCATCTCGCAGTTGATTATGATGCGGTCTTTACTCATTCTTCCATTGGGAGTGCACAGCGGGCTGCTGTCTGGGAATGCGCGAAGAGCATCTTCACTCCTCACAGCCGCCTACTGGAGCTGAACTGCGGCACAGGAGAGGATGCGATCCACTTTGCAGAGCAAGGCTTCAACATAACGTCCTGCGACATATCACCTGCCATGATCTCGCAGGCACGAAGAAAAGCCCTACAGACTCACACAAACGATCACATTCGGTTTTATGTTCAGGCAAACGAGAAGATTGGCGACCTGCCAGAGAAACATCCGTTCAGTGGGTGCTTTTCCAATTTTTCAGGGCTGAACTGTGTTAAAGACCTCAATGGCCTGTCATCGTCGCTCGCTCCAATGCTACTTCCCGGTTCGCCCCTTTTGTTCTGCTTTTCGACGCGATATTGCCTCTGGGAGATCGCTTGGCATCTGCTTCGCGCGGATCTGTCTCGCTGCAGCCGCCGCTGGAGCGGATACCACGAGACGACACTCGGCGACACCATCCTTTCAGTCTATTATCCAACCTGCAGAGAAATCAGTCGCAGCTTTGC is a window of Edaphobacter sp. 12200R-103 DNA encoding:
- a CDS encoding B12-binding domain-containing radical SAM protein: MRDLLLAHGYFLMEDPKERVIMKPYAPLGILYLCSHLRSKGFRVDVYDTTFSTKADLLRFLQSEEPSVLGLYANLMTRVNVVEIIEAARLFGWTVIVGGPEAGSYSLEYLQAGANFVVFGEGENTLEELLLTIKNRGSDYTCIRGLAYLDAQGQHHQNAPREQISNLDLQPWPARDAIDLQRYVSTWREHHGMGSVNFITARGCPFSCKWCSHGVYGQSHRRRTPARVVDEVEWLLETYSPDMVWISDDVFTINHEWIRNYYQEMQRRQIRIPFECISRADRLTPEMMDLLAELGCFRIWIGAESGSQRILDSMGRGVKLDQVHRAVEMCRERKVESGMFLMWGYEGEDLEDIEATISHVSRSKPDIFFTTVSYPIKGTPYYNKISEKLIQIAAWSKTSDRELRIRGRHSRNFYAHADRLLREEVALARAIETSANAIDIAAMRQNIHESRSAMMALSHEVEQ
- a CDS encoding class I SAM-dependent methyltransferase, with translation MTLVTPQRTAAAAAFDHLAVDYDAVFTHSSIGSAQRAAVWECAKSIFTPHSRLLELNCGTGEDAIHFAEQGFNITSCDISPAMISQARRKALQTHTNDHIRFYVQANEKIGDLPEKHPFSGCFSNFSGLNCVKDLNGLSSSLAPMLLPGSPLLFCFSTRYCLWEIAWHLLRADLSRCSRRWSGYHETTLGDTILSVYYPTCREISRSFAQDFRLIAVYGIGITVPPSYVEPWIAKRPGLLQTLQRIDTAIYRLPMINRLGDHMLLHLERLHS